In Zunongwangia sp. HGR-M22, the sequence TAAACCATTTAGCAACACTCCTTTCCGCAGATTTCTTGCTGAAAAAATGCACTCAATAAATCACGAATCTCGTTCCATTTTTCTTCATCTATGCAATAACAAACGCGTGTTCCTTCAATATCCCCTTTTATAATTCCGATATTCTTTAATTCTCTAAGATGTTGCGATATTGTTGGTTGCGCAAGACCAATTTCTGAAACTAGATCACCACAAATGCAGCTTTTAGATTTAATAATTTGCTGAAGAATGGCAATTCTTGCAGGATGTCCCAAAACTTTAGCCATATTGGCTATTTGATTTTGACTATCACTAAAAATTTCGGATTTTGTAACGCCCATAACTGAATTTTAATTGCAATATTACGATAAATATAAACTCAAAAAAAGCCACAAAACTAATGTGGCTTTTTTATATAATTTCAATTAAGAATTACTTTTTTGGTGGTTTAGATGGTCGAACTTCGATTTTACTAGGTAAAGTTCTCGGATTCATTTTCATTAAATCTACCACTAATTCACCAATATCTTCTTTCTGTATTTTCCACGCATCTTCGTCGCTTGGCGTATGCCCATTAAAATGAGTAGCAACAGATCCTGGCATTATCGTACTTACTTTCACGCCTTTTTGCCGAAGATCTAGCATTATCGCCTGTGAAAATCCGGTTAGTCCAAATTTACTGGCGTTATAAGCCGCGCCACCCGAAAAATAATTTGTACCTGCAAGACTAGAAATACTAATTACGTAACCTTCAGTTTTTACTAATTCTTCTAAGCTCGATTTTACGCTGTAAAATACACCGGTAAGATTAGTTTCTATGGTTGCATTCCACTCTTCCGGAGTCATATCTTCAATAGAATTGAATTTGCCAACGCCTGCATTAGCCACTAATAAATCTAACTTTCCAAATTTATCTACCGCAGCTTTTACTGCTTTCTGCTGACTTTCGTAACTTCTTACATCTGCTTCCAGACCAATAATTTCTCCTTTACTTTCTAATTCTTTCGCAGCATCCTGTGCAGACTCTAATGTTCTACTGGTTATAGCTACTTTAAAACCCTCATTTAATAAAGCTTCGGCTACTCCGTAACCTATACCTTTACTTCCACCGGTTATAAATGCGACTTTTCCTTTTAAAGCACTCATAGTATATTTTTTTATTTATAAATTCACTTAAAATTAAATCTAATAAAGTAGCTAGGCCTTGTGAAATTATTACTGGTAATTAATTGTTAATTTTAAATCTAAAACCTTTATTAATTTAGGTGTTAAATAGTTTCAGAACTAGCATAAAAAAGTATTTTTGCAAAAACTAGATTTCTTACTACTACAAATAAATACACTTATATTTTGAAACCTTTAGAAAACATAAAAGCTCAAAAGCTGCTGAATAAAATACAGCGTGATTTAATGCGTAACGGTATAATCACTAATACGTTAATTGGAGATTTAAAACAACTTAGGGATTATGTTGTCGAAGAAGGACAGCCACTGTTAGCTAAAGTGATTCGACTTACTACCGAGCATGTAGAAGAATACCAATCTTTTAATATCGCGATTCCTGAAGACGATCCTATCGAAGACGATGAGGAAAACCAAGAAGTACGTGTTGAAGAGGAAATTACAGGACAGGAAAGTCTTGCTTACCTTTTATCACTAATGGAAGATCATACAAACAGGGTTAACGAGATTGAATTACGTGATTACATCCAGGCTTTTACAGAATATGCTGAAGAGCATTAGAATAGTTTCTTGTGTTAATATTCGATAAGCCAGATTAATTTCTAAAAGATTGCTGATGAAGAAAGATGCGAAGTCTAGAAAAAAATCGAGACTGCGCTTAATGCACCAATATTATAAATATACGGGGTTCTATAGTTTTGTTTGGAAAAGTCTAAAAAAAGCTATTTTACCGATTGCTTTATTTATAGGTGCTTTATTTGCTTTAGATTATTTTGTAATTGATATAGAGGATACTTTGGTAATGGTGACAGAAAGCTATTCTCCATTAGTAGTCCTTAGCATCTTTTTTGCCAGCGAATCTATTTTGGGGCTTATCCCTCCTGAATTATTTATTGCATGGGCGGGTAAATCTGCTAGCCCAATTTTATTTCTTTCTTTTTTAGCCGTAGCTTCTTATGGAGGCGGAATTGTTTCCTATTATATAGGGCGCGGTATCACTAAAATTCCAAGCGTCCGTGAAGCGATGGAAGTTAAACTTGCACAACACATTAAAAATACCCGAAAATGGGGTGGTTTTTTAATTATTGTAGGTGCTTTGCTACCTATCCCTTTTGCAATAACAAGTATTGCTGCCGGAATTATTAGATTCCCTTTTGGCAGTTATCTTATGTTTGGTCTTTTACGCTTTGTTCGTTTCTACCTTTACGCACTCGTAATTTTTGAAATGGTTTAACGCTTTATAACATTTTGGCATATAACTAATTAAACTTGTGCTAAATATCTTTATCCCCCATATTTATTGAGGTATTTTTGATTTTACCAACCAAAAACTCAATAAATGGATTCAAAATTAAAGAAAATTGCACGTACTGGATACGTTGCTAAAGGAGCGGTTTATACAATTACCGGAGTACTTACATTATTAGCCGCCCTCGGCGAAGGAGGGCAAAAAGCAGGAAAATTTCAGGCTTTAGATTTCCTTGAAAAACAAGCTTATGGAAATGCTATTTTAATAGTTATGGCTATTGGCCTTCTATGTTATGTTGTTTGGAGAGGGATACAACTTTTTCAAGATCCTGAAAATATTGGAAGTGATAAAAAGGGAAAAATAAAAAGAGTAGCCTTTGGAGTAAGCGCTGTAATTTATTT encodes:
- a CDS encoding ArsR/SmtB family transcription factor translates to MGVTKSEIFSDSQNQIANMAKVLGHPARIAILQQIIKSKSCICGDLVSEIGLAQPTISQHLRELKNIGIIKGDIEGTRVCYCIDEEKWNEIRDLLSAFFQQEICGKECC
- a CDS encoding SDR family oxidoreductase, producing the protein MSALKGKVAFITGGSKGIGYGVAEALLNEGFKVAITSRTLESAQDAAKELESKGEIIGLEADVRSYESQQKAVKAAVDKFGKLDLLVANAGVGKFNSIEDMTPEEWNATIETNLTGVFYSVKSSLEELVKTEGYVISISSLAGTNYFSGGAAYNASKFGLTGFSQAIMLDLRQKGVKVSTIMPGSVATHFNGHTPSDEDAWKIQKEDIGELVVDLMKMNPRTLPSKIEVRPSKPPKK
- a CDS encoding YqaA family protein produces the protein MKKDAKSRKKSRLRLMHQYYKYTGFYSFVWKSLKKAILPIALFIGALFALDYFVIDIEDTLVMVTESYSPLVVLSIFFASESILGLIPPELFIAWAGKSASPILFLSFLAVASYGGGIVSYYIGRGITKIPSVREAMEVKLAQHIKNTRKWGGFLIIVGALLPIPFAITSIAAGIIRFPFGSYLMFGLLRFVRFYLYALVIFEMV